Genomic DNA from Desulfurivibrio alkaliphilus AHT 2:
GGCTGGCCTTTGTCGATTATGGCTCTGCCACCGCCCCCATTTATGCCGCCCACCAGGCCGGCATTCCGGTCCATGTCTGGGTGGATGAAACCCGGCCCTGGCTGCAGGGGGCCCGGCTGACCGCCTGGGAACTGGCCGGCGAGGGGGTACCCCATACCCTGATTACCGATAATGCCGGTGGCCACTTGATGCAGCACGGAAAGGTCGACCTGGTACTGGTCGGTACCGACCGCACCACACGACAGGGTGATGTGGCCAACAAAATCGGGACCTACCTTAAAGCCCTGGCCGCGCAAGACAATTCCGTGCCCTTTTACGTCGCCCTGCCCTCTTCCACTTTTGACTGGCACTGCCGAGACGGGGTAAGAGAAATACCCATTGAAGAACGCTCCGGTGATGAGGTAAAATTCGTAACAGGTGTTAACCACCAGGGGCTGGACCAAGAGGTTTTAGTGGCGCCGGCCGCAACGCCGGCGGCCAACCCCGGTTTCGACGTCACCCCGGCACGACTGATTACTGCCCTGATCAGTGAGCGGGGGATCATGAAGGCTGAGGAGGCCGAGATTTTGCGACTATACCCTGAACAGCAAAGATAATTCGTGTGTACCGCAACACTTCATAGACCAGGAGAATAACAATGGCTGGCTCCGAACACCATCATGAACCCGAAGATCCCACGGTTTGCTTTAAGGCAGGTATCTTTTTTATTTGCGTCACGGTTGTCCTTGCCATACTGGCTTGGTACAATTAAACAACGTTATTGCGTGTTTTTTTATTGGGCACTAACAGCAGTATTTACTTGATAAAACCTACTGAGATCTGTATATTCGGAACAGATTGATATCAACAAAAGGTGACCAATTGTCTCCTGCACTCACCTGTAAATTGTAGCGCAAAATCAGCAGTATACTTTTTTGGACAAAAAAAGAAATGAAAACCTGGCAGCTTGGCATAGCCCTTCTGGGTGGCGCAGCTTTGCTGTCCGTGCCCGCCTTGGCATCGGCCGATGAAGCGGCAACGGACAGCAGTGGTGGCCTGTTCAGCACTTCAGTGCTGAGCCGCTTTTTGCCCTCTGCCGGCTCGCAAGAGGATGCTCCCCCCCGCCAGAGCCTGCCTACCCGTTTC
This window encodes:
- the mtnA gene encoding S-methyl-5-thioribose-1-phosphate isomerase, translating into MKINGRHYRTIWLDNDDPGLVRIIDQRRLPHALVLEDLRTVDDFCRAIKEMHVRGAGLIGATAGFAMYSATLAACGDDCNQFLQQAAAALKATRPTASNLAWAVERQLATLLPLETLAAKQAAAKATAQAIADEDAAACRMIGEHGRELIAAISRRKGGQPVNILTHCNAGWLAFVDYGSATAPIYAAHQAGIPVHVWVDETRPWLQGARLTAWELAGEGVPHTLITDNAGGHLMQHGKVDLVLVGTDRTTRQGDVANKIGTYLKALAAQDNSVPFYVALPSSTFDWHCRDGVREIPIEERSGDEVKFVTGVNHQGLDQEVLVAPAATPAANPGFDVTPARLITALISERGIMKAEEAEILRLYPEQQR